ATAAGTTTTTGCACCTTTTGTGTATATTGTTATTTGACTTTATTGTTCTATCTGATGTCTTAATTAGCCATTGATGAAAGAGCTCGATGAGATGGAAAAGATTAACGTGAAGCTCTCTGCTGCAGTGGAAGAGGTGACACTAGAGCATGTCAAGAAAAATGAGGTAATGTCGGTTTAAGGTTCAGTTCCATCTTATTTGTTCTGCACAATTGCACATCACAAGGCCATTTTGCAGACATCATGGTTTTTCATCCCAACAAAGTAGTGTATGGCAAAAGCATGGCGgctataataaaatatgtatatcaAGTATGATAGCAAAACTAATGACATGATTTCACTGCACGTCGCCATTCCACATATCTCTGCCATGGCTGCTTTTATTAACACTGCTTTCATCATTTGTGGGTTTGATAATCCGAGCCTTTCATCTCTGAGCATATTTCCATTATGTTAACTGAAGCTTGATTTGCACTTTGTCATCCAGATTGTAAAACACCATTCACAAGAAATTGGACTTCAAAGGCGTGTCTTTGTAGACTTCTTTTGCAATCCAGAACGGCTTAGGAGCCAAGTTAGGGAACTGACTGCAAGGGTCAGAGCCTTGCAAATTTCTTAGCAAACATAAGTACCCTCTTATTTTTCATCCTCTTTTTGTTGTTCCTTCTTTATGGTTatcttttttcttcatttttcccTATATTATCTCCATCTCCGAGTGTGCAATGTGTTATCCTGCATGTGTTTTAACATTCAACTATGTATTCATTGCCTTGTTTATAATGTAATAGAAAAACTTTACTACAGAAGCCTTTTTCACCTTTGCTCCATCTCTCACTGTTTGATGCCAATTAACAAATCAACTTAGATCAATATATTAACCTGTAGCAGtttagataatttaattttaaaaaatgactattttttaaaagattgatCAAGGTCAGCAGAAATTGCTTCAAAGAACTTACTACTAATACTTAAATGATAATTTGTCGGGTTTAGTACTATGTTCTGCAAAAAAGAGATTCGGTGATaaataagatattgatataGTTGATATTAATTAAGCATTTAGTTAGCTgcaatattttcaataaatatattcaatataacAAGACTGtcttttgatatatttgttaaaaaatgttaCAATTTCATTGCTATTGCTCCGGGGTCAGATGCGAAACAAGTCTTTAATTTCTGAGAAATCTTGTTCTCCCTTAGGCCTTAGCATAGAGAGGTCACTCACTGGTCTCTAACTTATTAGTAGTGGGATTGGCGGTACTGTTGTGCCATTCTTCATCCTTTTGATTTTCTTCAGTATCCTTCAAGGCATTCTGTTTCCTCTCTTTACTTTTACCCCACAGGAGAATATACATGCCAGAAATAACCAAGATTGATCCTACAAAACTGCTTATTATAGACAGGAAGGTATTAGGGACAGTGCAATATAAAATGTGGAAAAACAACAGTGATAAGTGATAACTAGAACTAACCTTCCTAGATAAATTTGCTCTTGTAATATACAGAGATCAAGAACTGTCACAAACATCTGTATAAGTGGGGTAAAAGCTGCAGTAAAAACCGGACCTCTTTGTTTGACACACCATGACATTGCCACATAGCACAAGCCTGATCCCACTAGCCCCTAGGAAAGCAAATTTGAGTGCAAAACTTTGTACACGTAAATTAGAATTGTTGAATCTTCTACAACTGTTAATTGATATACTTACACATATTTAAACTTGTAACTAGCAGATAACTTAAATTTGAAAAGAAACTTTTACAGTGATGTGTTTTATAATAAAGAATATACTTACAGAATACACAATAGCCATTATTTGTAGCTTTCCTTTTAGAATCCATTTAGCATTGTTTCTTTGGATGATCAAATGTAATATTGCGCATTGGATGGAAGCAAATAGTGACAAAATGGCTGTGCTAGAGTATTGATATGGATACTTTTTGCCAACCCTGTCTTGTATAAGAAACCATGAAGACCAGAAGAGGCAAGCTGCAGTCAGAAACATTGAACCTATAATCCATTTCTTTAAATTGGAGGCTGATGGTGTTGCTGTGGCTTTGTCTTCTATGTGATGAGATTGAGGGTTGATTAAGGGCATTcctttataaaggatcaataaCAGAGTTCCACTAATGCACACTAAAGTTCCCAAGACTTTCGCTCTAGCACTGTTGCTTTTCATGCTCACTTTCTCCATCCTAAGAATTTCAAGCCAAaggaatataattatttttccattAAAATTATGGCAGGACATTCTTTAaggtttatatataaattataaattctt
The genomic region above belongs to Cicer arietinum cultivar CDC Frontier isolate Library 1 chromosome 4, Cicar.CDCFrontier_v2.0, whole genome shotgun sequence and contains:
- the LOC101497530 gene encoding WAT1-related protein At3g30340-like isoform X2 — its product is MLLHFNEMWKPVLVMIIVNLAMAFVNVFMKKVINEGMDHLTILTYRQAISAIFLAPIAFFYERVTLSQYLFLVGLEYTSATLSCAFLNTVPVFTFIIALPLGMEKVSMKSNSARAKVLGTLVCISGTLLLILYKGMPLINPQSHHIEDKATATPSASNLKKWIIGSMFLTAACLFWSSWFLIQDRVGKKYPYQYSSTAILSLFASIQCAILHLIIQRNNAKWILKGKLQIMAIVYSGLVGSGLCYVAMSWCVKQRGPVFTAAFTPLIQMFVTVLDLCILQEQIYLGSFVGSILVISGMYILLWGKSKERKQNALKDTEENQKDEEWHNSTANPTTNKLETSE
- the LOC101497530 gene encoding WAT1-related protein At3g30340-like isoform X1, whose translation is MLLHFNEMWKPVLVMIIVNLAMAFVNVFMKKVINEGMDHLTILTYRQAISAIFLAPIAFFYERESKMNGHIICLLFLSALVGVTLSQYLFLVGLEYTSATLSCAFLNTVPVFTFIIALPLGMEKVSMKSNSARAKVLGTLVCISGTLLLILYKGMPLINPQSHHIEDKATATPSASNLKKWIIGSMFLTAACLFWSSWFLIQDRVGKKYPYQYSSTAILSLFASIQCAILHLIIQRNNAKWILKGKLQIMAIVYSGLVGSGLCYVAMSWCVKQRGPVFTAAFTPLIQMFVTVLDLCILQEQIYLGSFVGSILVISGMYILLWGKSKERKQNALKDTEENQKDEEWHNSTANPTTNKLETSE